A genomic segment from Labrus bergylta chromosome 3, fLabBer1.1, whole genome shotgun sequence encodes:
- the stk33 gene encoding serine/threonine-protein kinase 33: MNMVSPGTNSGTLERAVPVLRLEDDADLREIYTCGRKLGQGSFGVVYEAIHVETRTKWAIKEVCKPAPGSSKVEMLENEINILKRVNHAHIIHLKEVYVTAKMTYLVTELCVGGDLKQLLKRKKFFTEDETRHIVSSLADAVVYLHKRDIVHRDLKLGNILVKNAVGEDESDRINIKVTDFGLSVQTGGVGIENIMTESCGTLIFMAPEIMSGRGYTHWCDVWSIGVVMYMLLCGEPPFRSKTKTELYKEILNKEVEFTQTMWKTVSDAAKNLLTCLLKVDPAYRMSANQLLENPWITGDTNVSALPSNVLEMIRHHREKQERTQSQEDISLSSEDTLDPSISSRTASSKTNSNHKSPVKLNPKSSRESRLCSHSTSTKQTKDGVGSIRQDKHKNGSKTPGPPQPTPTQSHAGVKPCTQQPKTLDKKDVSAGQKSASDKRSSSPTIKSRTALVNQRQNTKEKS, from the exons ATGAACATGGTGTCTCCGGGAACTAATAGTGGTACACTGGAGAGGGCTGTGCCTGTGTTACGCCTGGAGGATGATGCTGACCTCAGA GAAATATATACATGTGGAAGGAAATTGGGTCAAGGTAGCTTTGGAGTTGTTTATGAAGCCATCCACGTCGAGACACGGACAAAATGGGCTATTAAGGAAGTTTGCAAACCAGCG CCTGGAAGTTCGAAAGTGGAGATGCTGGAGAATGAAATAAACATTCTCAAGCGAGTTAATCATGCTCACATAATACATCTCAAGGAAGTCTATGTCACGGCTAAG ATGACATACTTGGTTACTGAGTTGTGTGTTGGAGGTGATCTGAAGCAGCTGTTGAAGCGGAAAAAGTTCTTTACAGAGGATGAGACGAGGCATATCGTCAGCAGCTTAGCTGACGCCGTTGTCTACCTTCACAAAAGAG ATATAGTGCACCGGGATTTGAAACTGGGAAACATTCTTGTGAAAAATGCTGTCGGTGAAGATGAAAGTGACAGAATTAATATCAAG GTGACAGACTTTGGATTATCAGTGCAGACGGGAGGTGTAGGCATTGAGAACATAATGACGGAAAGCTGTGGGACTCTTATCTTTATGG CCCCTGAAATTATGAGCGGTCGTGGTTACACACACTGGTGTGACGTTTGGAGCATAGGAGTTGTCATGTATATGTT gctgtgtGGGGAGCCTCCATTCAGGTCCAAGACAAAGACAGAACTATATAAGGAAATTTTGAACAAAGAAGTTGAATTTACCCAAACCATGTGGAAAACCGTCAGTGATGCAG CAAAAAATCTACTGACCTGCCTTCTGAAGGTGGACCCCGCCTATCGAATGTCTGCTAATCAGCTCCTAGAAAACCCCTGGATCACA GGTGACACTAATGTATCTGCATTACCGTCCAATGTGCTGGAGATGATTCGTCATCACAGAGAAAAGCAAGAGA GAACACAATCTCAGGAGGACATTTCCCTCTCCTCTGAGGACACACTGGACCCGTCCATATCTTCCAGAACAGCTTCatctaaaacaaacagcaaccACAAGAGCCCGGTTAAGCTCAACCCAAAGTCCAGCAGAGAAAGCAGGCTCTGCAGCCATTCCACATCCACCAAGCAG ACTAAAGACGGTGTTGGCAGCATCCGACAGGACAAGCACAAAAACGGCTCTAAAACCCCTGGACCACCACAACCAACACCCACACAG TCTCATGCTGGCGTGAAACCCTGCACACAGCAGCCTAAAACTCTGGACAAGAAGGACGTCAGTGCAGGACAGAAATCAGCCTCTGACAAAAGGAGCTCTTCTCCCACCATTAAAAGTAGGACTGCTCTTGTAAACCAGAGACAGAATACAAAAGAGAAAAGCTGA